The Amycolatopsis coloradensis sequence CGATGCGCGCGTTCTGGGAAACCGAGCGTGCCATGGCCACGGCCCGCAAGGACACGGCCTAGCCGAGCCGCTCCGCGCGCCGCGTCAGGTACTGCTTCTCCGGTTCGCTCGCGGTCTTGCCGGCGGCCCGGAGGTAGGCCTCGCGCGCGGCGCCGGTGTCCCCGGCCAGTTCCAGCAGATGTCCTCGCACGGAATCGAGCCGGTGGGTCTGGCTCATCCGGCTGTCGTCGTCGAGCGTGGCCAGCAGTTCGAGGCCCGCTTCCGGCCCGTTGACCTCGGCGACCGCGACGGCGCGGTTGAGCGTGACGACCGGGCCGGGCGAGACCTTCTCGAGCACGTCGTAGAGCGCGAGGATCTGCGACCAGTCGGTGTCCGCCGCGGTGGGCGCCTCGTCGTGGACGGCGGCGATCGCGGCCTGCACCTGGTACGGCCCGACCGGGCCCGCCTCCAAGGCCTCGCTCACCAGCGACACACCTTCGGCGATCATTTCCGCGTTCCAGCGCGAACGGTCCTGCTCGGCGAGAGGGACGAGCGAGCCGTCCTCACCGGCGCGGGCGCCGCGGCGCGTGTCGGTCAGCAGCATGAGCGCGAGCAGGCCGGTGACCTCGTCCTCGTCCGGCATGAGCCGCCGGAGCAGCCGGGTCAGCCGGATCGCTTCGGCGGTCAGGTCCGCGCGGTGCAGGTCGGGGCCGCCGCTGGTCGTGTAGCCCTCGTTGAAGATCAGGTACAGGACCTGGAGGACGACGCGGAGCCGTTCGGCCAGTTCTCCGGCGGGCGGCAGGACGAACTCGGCGCCCGCCTTCTTGATGGTCTGTTTCGCCCGGCTGATCCGCTGGGCCAGCGTCGATTCCGGGACCAGGAAAGCGTTCGCGATCTCGCCCGTGGTCAGGCCGCCGACGGCGCGCAGGGTGAGCGCCAGTTGCGACGGCGGGGACAGGGAAGGATGGCAGCACAGGAAGAGGACGGTGAGCGTGTCGTCCGAATCGGACACAGTGGACGGGGCGAGGTCCAGCAGCGCGTTGTTCTCCTCGCGCCGCCGTCGCGCGCTCTCGCTGCGCCACTCGTCCACCAGCCGCCGGGAGGCGACCGTCGCGAGCCAGGATTTCGGACTGTCCGGGATGCCCTGCTCCGGCCATTGCTGCGCGGCCGAGAGCAGGGCTTCCTGGACGGCGTCCTCGCAGGCGTCGAACTGCCCGTGCTTGCGCACCAGCAACCCGATGACCTGCGGGGCCAGCTCCCGCAGGAGCGCTTCCACCTGACGATCGTCCTTCACGACGCCAGTCTTACCTCATGCGCGCCGTCAGGCGACGGGGGAGTAGTGCGAAGCGTCGCCTTCGAGGGATTCGCTCGGCAGCGCGTCGATGCCCACCGGGACGTCGCCCGCCACGGTCACCCGGTTCAGACGGCGGGGCAGGTCGTCGTAGTTGTCGACGGCGTAGTGCTGGGTAGGACTGCGGCAGCCGCAGGATGTCCCGCGACTCGCCCTTGGACAGCCCCGCGCTCGCCGGTCACCGGATGCACCCGCACCACCGGGTGGACCGTGCGGAACTTCTGCCTCCGCCTCGTCGAGGGTCTCCGGCGCCTTCGCGCAGTCGTAGTCGTTGGTGTGCTCGGCGCGCAGCGTGTCCGCGAACGCCCGGAGCGGTTCGGGCAGGTCGCGGTAGGCGGCGGCCGAGTTGGCGATCAGCGTTTCTGGCCTTCGGCGGGTCGAGCACGAAGGTGACGTCGGTGTGCCACTGGTTCGCGCGGCGCGATGGTGCTGCGCGCGATCGCCCCTTCGTCCAGCACTGGCGCTCCGCCTGCCGGTCACGGTGCCGATGTTCGCAAGCGGGTGCGGGCGGGCCTAGGGCTCTCAGCATCCGGGAGTGGTCAGGCGGTCAGCCGCCGGATGAACCGGGCGCTGTGCTCGCAGCGGTCCTCGTATCCCCGCGCGCGATAGAAGGCGTGCGCGGCCGTCCGATGGCGGGAACTGGTGACCTCCATGGTGTCGCAGCCCAAGCGCAGCGCCTCCGCTTCGGCCGCGGCGACCAGCTCGCGTCCGATACCCGAGCCTCGCCGGGTCTCGTCCACCACCAAGGCCACGATCCGCCCGCCGGAACCCGGCCGCTCGAGCAGCGGGATCGCGACCACCGCGACGACACCGACCACCTTGCCGTCCGCCTCGGCGACGAACGCGGCACCCTCGGGATGACGGGCCCACCGTTCGAGCCGGCCGCGCACGTCCTCCACGTCGTTGTCCGGGTAGCCCAGCTCGGTGAGGAGGGCGGTCACGGCGGGGGCGTCGGTGCTGAGGGCGTGGCGGATTTCCATGATCCTCATCCTGCCCGGATCTGCGACGGCCGCATCGGAGCTTCGAGAACGTGGTGGGGCTGAGCGTTCCGACGTCGCCGAGCGGCGGAATCCGAAAGGGCCGAACCCGCAGGTCCGGCCCCATCTGGTCGGGATGACAGGATTTGAACCTGCGACCCTCCGCTCCCAAAGCGGATGCGCTACCAAGCTGCGCCACATCCCGTGACTTCCCCGATCTTCCGGGGGGTGTGCGCACAGCCTAGCGGGTCACGCTAAGCTGTTTTCGCACCCGGTACTCCGGGGGCACGCGGGTGTAGCTCAATGGTAGAGCCCTAGTCTTCCAAACTAGCTACGCGGGTTCGATTCCCGTCACCCGCTCCACAGCTCCACCTCCGAACCCGCAGGCGCCTGGCCTGCGGGTTTTTTCGTGTAGAGGGAAGCATCGGCCCGGCCTTCGAGCGCGGCATGGCGCTGCACGCCAGGTACACGATCTTCGCCGAAGGCGCGCGCGGCCACCTCGGCCGCCAGCTGATCGCCCGCTAC is a genomic window containing:
- a CDS encoding RNA polymerase sigma factor, with the translated sequence MKDDRQVEALLRELAPQVIGLLVRKHGQFDACEDAVQEALLSAAQQWPEQGIPDSPKSWLATVASRRLVDEWRSESARRRREENNALLDLAPSTVSDSDDTLTVLFLCCHPSLSPPSQLALTLRAVGGLTTGEIANAFLVPESTLAQRISRAKQTIKKAGAEFVLPPAGELAERLRVVLQVLYLIFNEGYTTSGGPDLHRADLTAEAIRLTRLLRRLMPDEDEVTGLLALMLLTDTRRGARAGEDGSLVPLAEQDRSRWNAEMIAEGVSLVSEALEAGPVGPYQVQAAIAAVHDEAPTAADTDWSQILALYDVLEKVSPGPVVTLNRAVAVAEVNGPEAGLELLATLDDDSRMSQTHRLDSVRGHLLELAGDTGAAREAYLRAAGKTASEPEKQYLTRRAERLG
- a CDS encoding GNAT family N-acetyltransferase, which encodes MEIRHALSTDAPAVTALLTELGYPDNDVEDVRGRLERWARHPEGAAFVAEADGKVVGVVAVVAIPLLERPGSGGRIVALVVDETRRGSGIGRELVAAAEAEALRLGCDTMEVTSSRHRTAAHAFYRARGYEDRCEHSARFIRRLTA